A single region of the Brachypodium distachyon strain Bd21 chromosome 3, Brachypodium_distachyon_v3.0, whole genome shotgun sequence genome encodes:
- the LOC100822340 gene encoding COP1-interactive protein 1 isoform X1 yields MPLSASLRAPATTRRRIRRLLKTPIAPPASAAPSSARRGGPSTPKLRWTVRDSEEDKAASVRRLAAAVWRLRPPEQDPAAAERGASSNPVGLEHIPRHLQVQLLRKDHLGRRHGLKIETSSPNSVLERNSGELHELQLASAVMPITSIENATKWESESGKGLELDSTYVIAGQLNLMDKPQVESHTDSLQMELQRAQDRVGELEAQRLSAKKQLERLFDKLREEKAAWRKREHKKVQSILEDMKADLDHEKKNRRQLETINMKLVDELKEVKMAANNLLQEYDNERKTREITEEVCNKLVREVEEHKSEIEAMKRDSVKLREEVDEDRKLLQMAEVWREERVQMKLVDARLTLEAKFDQLSKLQQDVEAFVASFGHANGDSTIVREAEIILREIGSVREQEVEFKYEPPAASEDILAIFEELRPSEEPENKESEPCFKQHSSSVHESEIQGANPMADIFLENPTKLYSSRSHCDDSETEDGSSWETTSHEDLQGSSFSRNGNGSEPSVNKICDRISWTSGNDSEDGQIDLSNLYLSDMKQLPKKKQSAISKLWRSSPLKNREIHEEDGVEPINSRPSDTRLSNGGMYYPTEGAGLGEGLSSPSMERWSSPDSMNSQLNRGFRGCMELVQRQSLKAKLLEARMESQKIQLRHVLNQRT; encoded by the exons ATGCCGCTCTCCGCCTCGCTCCGCGCCCCCGCGaccacccgccgccgcatccgccgcctcctcaaAACCCCCATCGCGCCCCCTGCATCCGCCGCGCCTTCCTCCGCTCGCCGCGGCGGGCCCAGCACTCCCAAGCTTCGGTGGACCGTCCGGGACAGCGAGGAAGACAAGGCGGCGTCTGTGAGGCGGCTCGCGGCCGCGGTGTggcggctgcggccgccggagcaggatcccgccgccgccgagcgcggAGCTTCCAGCAACCCCGTCGGCCTCGAG CACATACCAAGACATCTACAAGTCCAGCTTCTCAGGAAGGATCATCTTGGTCGCCGACATGGTCTCAAGATTGAGACTTCGAGTCCCAATTCTGTCTTGGAGCGTAACAGTGGAGAACTCCACGAG CTTCAGCTTGCCTCAGCTGTGATGCCTATTACGAGCATAGAGAATGCAACAAAGTGGGAGTCTGAGAGTGGAAAGGGGCTTGAATTGGATAGTACCTATGTGATTGCTGGCCAACTTAATCTCATGGATAAACCGCAAGTGGAAAGTCATACTGATAGTCTCCAGATGGAGCTTCAGCGGGCACAAGATAGGGTGGGCGAGCTAGAAGCCCAGCGGCTTTCTGCTAAGAAGCAACTCGAACGCTTGTTTGACAAACTGAGGGAGGAGAAAGCAGCTTGGAGGAAGAGAGAACACAAGAAGGTTCAATCCATTCTTGAAGATATGAAGGCAGACCTCGACCATGAAAAGAAGAACCGGAGGCAACTAGAGACAATTAACATGAAGCTTGTTGATGAGTTGAAGGAGGTCAAAATGGCAGCAAATAATCTGTTGCAGGAGTATGACAATGAGAGGAAGACACGGGAAATCACCGAAGAGGTGTGCAACAAGCTTGTGAGGGAGGTTGAGGAACACAAATCCGAGATTGAAGCCATGAAGCGGGACTCGGTGAAACTGCGGGAGGAAGTGGATGAGGACAGAAAATTGCTACAGATGGCTGAGGTGTGGCGTGAAGAGCGGGTGCAGATGAAACTTGTTGATGCAAGACTTACTCTTGAAGCCAAATTTGATCAATTGAGTAAACTGCAACAGGATGTTGAGGCCTTTGTTGCCTCTTTTGGTCATGCCAATGGAGACAGCACTATAGTACGAGAGGCAGAGATCATTTTGCGGGAAATTGGATCGGTCAGGGAACAGGAGGTTGAATTTAAGTATGAGCCACCAGCAGCATCAGAGGACATACTAGCCATATTCGAGGAGCTACGTCCGAGCGAAGAGCCTGAGAATAAGGAGAGTGAACCATGCTTTAAGCAGCACAGCTCTTCAGTACACGAATCAGAAATCCAAGGAGCTAACCCAATGGCCGATATATTCCTAGAGAACCCAACTAAACTGTACTCAAGTAGAAGTCACTGCGATGACAGCGAAACAGAAGATGGCAGCAGCTGGGAGACTACAAGCCATGAAGATCTGCAGGGTTCAAGCTTCTCGCGGAACGGAAACGGAAGCGAACCTTCAGTGAACAAGATCTGTGACAGAATTTCCTGGACGAGTGGGAACGATTCGGAGGACGGGCAGATTGACCTGAGCAACTTATACCTGTCAGACATGAAACAGCTACCCAAGAAGAAACAGTCAGCCATATCAAAGCTCTGGAGATCCTCCCCTCTGAAAAACCGTGAAATCCACGAGGAGGACGGTGTGGAGCCGATAAACTCCCGACCGTCGGACACAAGGCTATCGAATGGCGGCATGTATTATCCTACCGAGGGCGCTGGGCTGGGCGAGGGACTGAGCTCCCCGAGCATGGAGCGATGGAGCTCACCAGACTCGATGAACAGTCAGCTCAACCGAGGATTCAGAGGCTGCATGGAGCTGGTCCAAAGGCAGAGCCTCAAGGCGAAGCTTCTAGAAGCCCGGATGGAGAGCCAGAAGATCCAGCTCCGTCACGTGCTCAACCAGAGGACCTAA
- the LOC100822340 gene encoding cingulin isoform X2, which produces MMLYETALAQHIPRHLQVQLLRKDHLGRRHGLKIETSSPNSVLERNSGELHELQLASAVMPITSIENATKWESESGKGLELDSTYVIAGQLNLMDKPQVESHTDSLQMELQRAQDRVGELEAQRLSAKKQLERLFDKLREEKAAWRKREHKKVQSILEDMKADLDHEKKNRRQLETINMKLVDELKEVKMAANNLLQEYDNERKTREITEEVCNKLVREVEEHKSEIEAMKRDSVKLREEVDEDRKLLQMAEVWREERVQMKLVDARLTLEAKFDQLSKLQQDVEAFVASFGHANGDSTIVREAEIILREIGSVREQEVEFKYEPPAASEDILAIFEELRPSEEPENKESEPCFKQHSSSVHESEIQGANPMADIFLENPTKLYSSRSHCDDSETEDGSSWETTSHEDLQGSSFSRNGNGSEPSVNKICDRISWTSGNDSEDGQIDLSNLYLSDMKQLPKKKQSAISKLWRSSPLKNREIHEEDGVEPINSRPSDTRLSNGGMYYPTEGAGLGEGLSSPSMERWSSPDSMNSQLNRGFRGCMELVQRQSLKAKLLEARMESQKIQLRHVLNQRT; this is translated from the exons ATGATGCTGTATGAAACTGCCCTTGCTCAG CACATACCAAGACATCTACAAGTCCAGCTTCTCAGGAAGGATCATCTTGGTCGCCGACATGGTCTCAAGATTGAGACTTCGAGTCCCAATTCTGTCTTGGAGCGTAACAGTGGAGAACTCCACGAG CTTCAGCTTGCCTCAGCTGTGATGCCTATTACGAGCATAGAGAATGCAACAAAGTGGGAGTCTGAGAGTGGAAAGGGGCTTGAATTGGATAGTACCTATGTGATTGCTGGCCAACTTAATCTCATGGATAAACCGCAAGTGGAAAGTCATACTGATAGTCTCCAGATGGAGCTTCAGCGGGCACAAGATAGGGTGGGCGAGCTAGAAGCCCAGCGGCTTTCTGCTAAGAAGCAACTCGAACGCTTGTTTGACAAACTGAGGGAGGAGAAAGCAGCTTGGAGGAAGAGAGAACACAAGAAGGTTCAATCCATTCTTGAAGATATGAAGGCAGACCTCGACCATGAAAAGAAGAACCGGAGGCAACTAGAGACAATTAACATGAAGCTTGTTGATGAGTTGAAGGAGGTCAAAATGGCAGCAAATAATCTGTTGCAGGAGTATGACAATGAGAGGAAGACACGGGAAATCACCGAAGAGGTGTGCAACAAGCTTGTGAGGGAGGTTGAGGAACACAAATCCGAGATTGAAGCCATGAAGCGGGACTCGGTGAAACTGCGGGAGGAAGTGGATGAGGACAGAAAATTGCTACAGATGGCTGAGGTGTGGCGTGAAGAGCGGGTGCAGATGAAACTTGTTGATGCAAGACTTACTCTTGAAGCCAAATTTGATCAATTGAGTAAACTGCAACAGGATGTTGAGGCCTTTGTTGCCTCTTTTGGTCATGCCAATGGAGACAGCACTATAGTACGAGAGGCAGAGATCATTTTGCGGGAAATTGGATCGGTCAGGGAACAGGAGGTTGAATTTAAGTATGAGCCACCAGCAGCATCAGAGGACATACTAGCCATATTCGAGGAGCTACGTCCGAGCGAAGAGCCTGAGAATAAGGAGAGTGAACCATGCTTTAAGCAGCACAGCTCTTCAGTACACGAATCAGAAATCCAAGGAGCTAACCCAATGGCCGATATATTCCTAGAGAACCCAACTAAACTGTACTCAAGTAGAAGTCACTGCGATGACAGCGAAACAGAAGATGGCAGCAGCTGGGAGACTACAAGCCATGAAGATCTGCAGGGTTCAAGCTTCTCGCGGAACGGAAACGGAAGCGAACCTTCAGTGAACAAGATCTGTGACAGAATTTCCTGGACGAGTGGGAACGATTCGGAGGACGGGCAGATTGACCTGAGCAACTTATACCTGTCAGACATGAAACAGCTACCCAAGAAGAAACAGTCAGCCATATCAAAGCTCTGGAGATCCTCCCCTCTGAAAAACCGTGAAATCCACGAGGAGGACGGTGTGGAGCCGATAAACTCCCGACCGTCGGACACAAGGCTATCGAATGGCGGCATGTATTATCCTACCGAGGGCGCTGGGCTGGGCGAGGGACTGAGCTCCCCGAGCATGGAGCGATGGAGCTCACCAGACTCGATGAACAGTCAGCTCAACCGAGGATTCAGAGGCTGCATGGAGCTGGTCCAAAGGCAGAGCCTCAAGGCGAAGCTTCTAGAAGCCCGGATGGAGAGCCAGAAGATCCAGCTCCGTCACGTGCTCAACCAGAGGACCTAA